Proteins encoded together in one Stutzerimonas stutzeri window:
- a CDS encoding STAS domain-containing protein, with protein MDRIPILRMGEFLLVTIQVDMHDQLALTLQDDLAERISETSARAVLMDISALDMVDSFIGRMIANISGLARIMDAETVVVGMQPAVAITLVELGLELPGVSTALNVERGMQLLRERVAAR; from the coding sequence ATGGATCGAATTCCTATTCTGCGGATGGGCGAGTTCCTGCTCGTCACCATCCAGGTCGACATGCACGACCAACTGGCGCTGACCCTGCAGGACGATTTGGCCGAGCGCATCAGCGAAACCTCGGCGCGCGCCGTGCTGATGGACATCTCCGCACTGGACATGGTCGATTCCTTCATTGGCCGGATGATCGCCAACATTTCCGGCCTCGCGCGAATCATGGATGCCGAAACGGTGGTGGTGGGCATGCAGCCCGCCGTGGCGATCACCCTGGTGGAGCTGGGCCTCGAGCTGCCCGGCGTCAGCACCGCCCTGAACGTCGAGCGCGGCATGCAGCTGCTGCGCGAACGTGTGGCCGCGCGATGA
- a CDS encoding STAS domain-containing protein, translating into MAALLQRTIDTIARNQTELLGSWKSDLQEMGGFHNVKPEELTQQTAEFIRLLISGTADGSADIAGPAWDAMRSYLERLSRSRALLGFDSQQTAGFIFAAKRPLMSLLQSEYANEPAVFAEQLWAVSELLDHLGLHTVRTFQQSREDVIKRQQEELLELSTPVVKLWDGVLALPMIGTLDSQRTQVVMESLLQRIVDTGSEIAIIDITGVPTVDTLVAQHLLKTVTAIRLMGADCIISGVRPQIAQTIVHLGLDLQGIVTKASLADALALALRRSGLTVTRTA; encoded by the coding sequence ATGGCGGCCCTGCTACAACGCACCATCGACACCATTGCACGCAACCAGACCGAGCTGCTCGGCAGCTGGAAAAGCGACCTGCAGGAGATGGGCGGATTCCATAACGTAAAACCCGAAGAACTGACCCAGCAGACCGCCGAATTCATCCGCCTGCTGATCAGCGGCACCGCCGACGGCTCGGCCGACATCGCCGGCCCGGCCTGGGACGCCATGCGTTCCTACCTGGAGCGCCTGTCGCGCAGCCGCGCCCTGCTGGGTTTCGACTCGCAGCAGACCGCCGGCTTCATCTTCGCCGCCAAGCGCCCGCTGATGTCCCTGCTGCAGAGCGAATACGCCAACGAACCCGCAGTATTCGCCGAGCAGCTGTGGGCCGTGTCCGAGCTGCTCGACCATCTGGGCCTGCACACCGTACGCACCTTCCAGCAGTCGCGTGAAGACGTGATCAAGCGCCAGCAGGAAGAGCTGCTGGAGCTTTCGACCCCGGTGGTCAAGCTGTGGGATGGCGTTCTCGCCCTGCCGATGATCGGCACCCTCGACTCGCAGCGCACCCAGGTGGTGATGGAATCGCTGCTGCAACGCATCGTCGACACCGGCTCGGAAATCGCCATCATCGACATCACCGGCGTGCCCACCGTCGACACCCTCGTTGCCCAGCACCTGCTCAAGACCGTCACTGCCATTCGCCTGATGGGCGCCGACTGCATCATCAGTGGCGTGCGTCCGCAGATCGCGCAGACCATCGTCCACCTCGGGCTCGACCTGCAGGGCATCGTCACCAAGGCCAGCCTGGCCGATGCCCTCGCGCTCGCCCTGCGCCGTTCCGGCCTCACCGTCACCAGGACCGCCTGA
- a CDS encoding LysR family transcriptional regulator — protein sequence MNIYNFDLNLLRVLDALLRERNVSRAAERLSLSQPAVSNALGRLRELLDDPLLVRVGRAMQPTPRALALEAPIRLALQQIEHSLIAGEAFDPARSQQRFRIAVTDYVELVCMPALMRRLAERAPGIRLAIQHLTPSLPTEALDNGEVDLVLGRFLDVPSRFHVRHWASETLQVAVRRGHPLVTDGLDLPAFLRLRHLWVHGGQTRGMVDQWLEGQGQAREVVYTTPNYLQAAHIVASSDLAAVLPTQLARHFADLLPLRLFDLPFELGPFELDIVSVAQRQNDAALQWLIEQIDGVAPA from the coding sequence GTGAATATCTACAACTTCGACCTCAACCTGCTCCGCGTGCTCGACGCCCTGCTGCGTGAGCGCAACGTCTCGCGTGCCGCCGAGCGCCTGTCACTCAGCCAGCCGGCGGTGAGCAACGCGCTGGGTCGCCTGCGCGAACTGCTCGACGACCCGCTGCTGGTGCGCGTCGGCCGGGCCATGCAACCGACGCCGCGAGCCCTGGCGCTGGAGGCGCCAATCCGTCTTGCGCTGCAGCAGATCGAACACAGCCTGATCGCCGGCGAGGCCTTCGATCCGGCGCGCAGCCAGCAGCGTTTCCGCATCGCGGTGACCGACTATGTCGAGCTGGTCTGCATGCCGGCGCTGATGCGGCGCCTGGCCGAGCGGGCGCCGGGCATTCGGCTGGCGATCCAGCACCTGACACCCAGCTTGCCCACCGAGGCGCTGGACAATGGCGAAGTCGACTTGGTGCTGGGACGCTTCCTCGACGTGCCATCGCGCTTCCATGTGCGCCACTGGGCCAGCGAAACGCTGCAGGTGGCGGTGCGCCGCGGCCATCCGCTGGTGACGGACGGCCTCGACCTGCCAGCCTTCCTGCGCCTGCGCCATCTCTGGGTGCATGGCGGCCAGACCCGCGGCATGGTCGATCAGTGGCTGGAGGGTCAAGGCCAAGCCCGCGAGGTCGTCTACACCACACCGAACTACCTGCAGGCCGCGCACATCGTCGCCAGCAGCGACCTTGCTGCGGTGCTGCCGACGCAGCTGGCGCGCCATTTCGCCGACCTGCTGCCGCTGCGACTGTTCGACCTGCCGTTCGAGCTCGGCCCCTTCGAGCTGGACATCGTCAGCGTGGCGCAACGGCAGAATGACGCGGCGCTGCAATGGCTGATCGAACAGATCGACGGCGTAGCGCCTGCCTAA
- a CDS encoding 3-hydroxyacyl-CoA dehydrogenase: MSQPRFDIQTAAVIGAGTMGRGIVMSLANAGVQVLWLDNNPEMLEQALGVVADTYAHNVRQGRIDEAEAAARRARIAKAADYPALADVDLVIEAVYENLELKQKIFRELDDIVQPAGILASNTSALDIDAIAAVTKRPEQVVGLHFFSPAHIMKLLEIVRGAKTAPAVLEAATALGKRMGKVSVIAGNCPGFIGNRMLATYVREARMMLLEGAYPHQVDAALQGFGFAMGPFRMYDVVGIDLEWRARELAGKGQDEPEVQVDNRLCELGRFGQKSRMGYYRYAEGSRQAEHDPEVDALVQRESERLGYQRREIGPEEILERCLLALVNEGAKILEEGMAESSADIDTVYLYGYGFPAEVGGPMTWADRQGLPAIRERLNALAERHGEHWQPAGLIDSLATLGGRFADYKKEA; encoded by the coding sequence ATGAGCCAACCCCGCTTCGATATCCAGACCGCCGCCGTGATTGGTGCCGGCACCATGGGCCGCGGCATCGTCATGAGCCTGGCCAATGCCGGTGTGCAGGTGCTGTGGCTGGACAACAATCCAGAGATGCTCGAGCAGGCGCTGGGCGTGGTGGCCGACACCTACGCACACAATGTGCGTCAGGGGCGGATCGACGAGGCCGAAGCGGCGGCGCGCCGGGCCCGCATCGCCAAGGCGGCGGATTACCCGGCGCTGGCCGACGTGGATCTGGTGATCGAGGCGGTCTACGAGAATCTCGAACTCAAGCAGAAGATCTTCCGCGAGCTGGACGACATCGTGCAGCCGGCCGGCATCCTCGCCAGCAACACCTCGGCGCTGGATATCGATGCCATCGCCGCTGTCACCAAGCGCCCGGAGCAGGTGGTCGGCCTGCACTTCTTCAGCCCGGCGCACATCATGAAGCTGCTGGAAATCGTCCGCGGGGCGAAGACTGCGCCAGCAGTGCTCGAGGCTGCCACGGCTCTCGGCAAGCGCATGGGCAAGGTCAGCGTGATCGCCGGCAACTGCCCGGGCTTCATCGGCAACCGCATGCTCGCCACCTACGTGCGCGAGGCGCGGATGATGCTGCTCGAAGGCGCCTATCCCCATCAGGTGGACGCCGCGCTGCAGGGCTTCGGCTTCGCCATGGGCCCGTTCCGCATGTATGACGTGGTCGGCATCGACCTCGAATGGCGCGCCCGCGAGCTGGCCGGCAAGGGCCAGGACGAGCCCGAGGTGCAGGTGGATAACCGTCTCTGCGAGCTGGGCCGCTTCGGCCAGAAGTCGCGCATGGGCTACTACCGCTACGCCGAGGGCAGCCGCCAGGCCGAGCACGACCCGGAAGTGGACGCCCTGGTGCAGCGCGAGTCCGAGCGCCTCGGCTATCAGCGCCGCGAGATCGGTCCGGAGGAGATTCTCGAGCGCTGCCTGCTGGCGCTGGTCAATGAGGGCGCCAAGATTCTCGAGGAGGGCATGGCCGAGTCCAGCGCCGATATCGACACCGTCTACCTCTACGGTTACGGCTTCCCCGCCGAAGTCGGCGGGCCGATGACCTGGGCCGACCGTCAGGGTCTGCCGGCCATTCGTGAGCGCCTCAACGCATTGGCCGAGCGCCACGGCGAGCACTGGCAGCCGGCCGGACTGATCGACAGTCTGGCCACGCTCGGCGGCCGCTTCGCCGACTACAAGAAGGAGGCATGA
- a CDS encoding acyl-CoA dehydrogenase C-terminal domain-containing protein: MEYKAPLRDMRFVLHELFDATGHCELLGNGLDRELIDGVLEEAARYTGGEIAPLNRNSDEEGVTLENGEVRTPQGFVEAYKQYVDNGWASMTGPTEYGGQGFPQLVACNFHEMLMGASLSFRIYSGLTEGAVLALYKHGSDELKNAYLEKLVSGRWSGTMFLTEPQAGTDLALLRTRAEPQADGSYKVSGSKIFISGGEHDMSENIVHLVLARLPDAPAGVKGISLLLVPKFIANADGTPGERNALSCGAIEHKMGIKGAATCVMNFDGATGWIVGEPNQGLACMFTMMNDARFQVGLQGLGIAEQAYQGSLAYARERLQSRGLAGAQHPDKPADPIIVHPDVRRMLLTQKTLVEGSRMLAAYCARQLDLEHGHPEPSYRKAASKRAALLIPIVKAFFTDMGQEVASLGVQVYGGHGYIREWGMEQLMRDSRITQLYEGTNGIQALDYIRRKLLGDGGAELSALQAEFSEICDRQIDRPALHALASKVQMRLGEWRELTAEIIAATGRDPQEIGAVSVDFLQYSAYVLLAGLWLQAAARAQDALEQGAGEEAFYQAKLASADFYLRRVLPRASAHREAIQGGADCLMALPESDFAF; the protein is encoded by the coding sequence ATGGAATACAAGGCGCCCCTGCGTGACATGCGCTTCGTACTGCACGAGCTGTTCGATGCCACCGGCCATTGCGAATTGCTCGGCAACGGCCTGGACCGCGAGCTGATCGACGGCGTGCTGGAAGAAGCTGCGCGCTACACCGGCGGCGAGATCGCGCCGCTCAATCGCAACAGCGACGAAGAAGGCGTGACCCTGGAAAACGGCGAAGTGCGCACGCCGCAGGGCTTCGTCGAGGCCTACAAGCAGTACGTCGACAACGGCTGGGCGAGCATGACCGGGCCGACCGAATACGGCGGTCAGGGCTTCCCGCAGCTGGTGGCCTGCAACTTCCACGAGATGCTGATGGGCGCGTCGCTGTCCTTTCGCATCTATTCCGGCCTGACCGAGGGCGCGGTGCTGGCGCTGTACAAGCACGGCAGCGATGAACTGAAGAATGCCTATCTTGAGAAGCTGGTCAGCGGCCGCTGGAGCGGCACCATGTTCCTCACCGAGCCGCAGGCCGGCACCGACCTCGCGCTGCTGCGCACCCGCGCCGAGCCGCAGGCGGACGGCAGCTACAAGGTCAGCGGCAGCAAGATCTTCATCTCCGGCGGCGAGCACGACATGAGCGAGAACATCGTGCATCTGGTGCTGGCGCGCCTGCCGGATGCGCCGGCTGGGGTGAAAGGCATCAGCCTGCTCTTGGTGCCCAAGTTCATCGCCAATGCCGACGGCACGCCGGGCGAGCGAAACGCGCTGAGCTGCGGCGCCATCGAGCACAAGATGGGCATCAAGGGCGCGGCGACCTGCGTGATGAACTTCGATGGCGCCACCGGCTGGATCGTCGGCGAGCCCAACCAGGGCCTGGCGTGCATGTTCACCATGATGAACGACGCGCGCTTCCAGGTCGGCTTGCAGGGACTTGGCATTGCCGAACAGGCTTATCAGGGCTCGCTGGCCTATGCCCGTGAGCGCTTGCAGTCTCGTGGGTTGGCCGGCGCGCAGCATCCGGACAAGCCAGCCGACCCGATCATCGTGCACCCCGACGTGCGCCGCATGCTGCTGACGCAAAAGACGCTGGTCGAAGGCAGCCGCATGCTGGCGGCCTACTGCGCCCGCCAGCTGGACCTCGAACACGGCCATCCGGAGCCGAGCTACCGCAAGGCGGCGAGCAAGCGTGCAGCGCTGCTGATCCCCATCGTCAAGGCGTTCTTCACCGACATGGGTCAGGAGGTGGCGAGCCTCGGCGTGCAGGTCTACGGCGGCCACGGCTATATCCGCGAATGGGGCATGGAACAGCTGATGCGCGACAGCCGCATCACCCAGCTCTACGAGGGCACCAACGGCATCCAGGCGCTGGATTACATCCGCCGCAAGCTGCTCGGTGACGGCGGCGCGGAACTGTCGGCGCTGCAGGCGGAATTCAGCGAGATTTGCGACCGGCAGATCGATCGCCCGGCGCTGCACGCTCTGGCCAGCAAGGTGCAGATGCGTCTCGGTGAGTGGCGCGAGCTGACGGCCGAGATCATCGCTGCCACCGGTCGCGATCCCCAGGAGATCGGCGCGGTGTCGGTGGATTTCCTGCAGTACTCGGCCTATGTGTTGTTGGCCGGTCTCTGGCTGCAGGCCGCGGCGCGTGCACAGGATGCGTTGGAGCAGGGCGCCGGTGAGGAGGCTTTCTATCAGGCCAAGCTGGCCAGTGCGGATTTCTATCTGCGCCGTGTGTTACCGCGGGCGAGTGCGCATCGGGAAGCCATTCAGGGTGGCGCGGATTGTCTGATGGCGCTGCCGGAAAGCGACTTCGCGTTTTGA
- a CDS encoding iron-containing alcohol dehydrogenase, producing the protein MHPFSFATTAQLICEPGSSRRLASLCKERGARSVLVVTDPGITRFGLLDEVLPGFETEGLQVAVYDQVVADPPEHIVLAAVAQAKASRVDLIIGFGGGSSMDVAKLVALLAHPDCAQSLQDIYGVGNAKGQRLPLIQVPTTAGTGSEFTQIAIITTGETTKMGVVSPLLLPDLALLDADLTLGLPPAVTAATGIDAMVHAIEAYTSALKKNPMSDLLAREALRLLAANLDEAVHNGSNREARQAMLLGACLAGQAFANAPVAAVHALAYPLGGNFHIPHGLSNALVLPQVLRFNVSAAATHYGELAPIILGERLRTDDPSTYAEQLIEEFEQMSARVGLPTRLRDAGVPEEMLPQLAKEAMLQQRLLVNNPREVSEADALAIYQAAY; encoded by the coding sequence ATGCATCCGTTCAGCTTTGCCACAACCGCTCAATTGATCTGCGAGCCTGGCTCGTCGCGCCGGCTGGCCAGCCTCTGCAAGGAGCGTGGGGCGCGCTCGGTGCTGGTGGTGACCGACCCGGGCATCACCCGTTTCGGCCTGCTCGACGAAGTCCTGCCGGGCTTCGAGACGGAAGGGCTGCAGGTCGCGGTTTACGATCAGGTCGTTGCCGACCCGCCCGAGCACATCGTCCTGGCGGCGGTGGCGCAGGCCAAGGCGTCCCGGGTCGATCTGATCATCGGCTTCGGCGGCGGCAGCTCCATGGACGTGGCCAAGCTGGTTGCGCTGCTGGCACATCCTGATTGCGCGCAGTCGCTGCAGGATATCTATGGTGTCGGCAACGCCAAGGGCCAGCGCCTGCCGCTGATCCAGGTGCCGACCACCGCCGGCACCGGCTCGGAATTCACGCAGATCGCCATCATCACCACCGGTGAGACGACCAAGATGGGCGTGGTCTCGCCCCTGTTGCTGCCGGACCTGGCGTTGCTCGACGCCGATCTCACCCTCGGCCTGCCACCGGCGGTGACCGCGGCCACCGGCATCGACGCCATGGTGCATGCCATCGAGGCTTACACCAGCGCGCTGAAGAAGAACCCCATGTCTGATCTGCTGGCCCGCGAGGCGCTGCGCCTCTTGGCGGCCAATCTGGACGAGGCGGTGCACAACGGCAGCAACCGCGAGGCACGCCAGGCCATGCTGCTGGGCGCCTGCCTGGCCGGACAGGCGTTCGCCAATGCGCCGGTCGCTGCCGTGCACGCGCTGGCCTATCCGCTGGGAGGCAATTTTCACATTCCCCACGGCCTGTCCAACGCCCTGGTACTGCCGCAGGTGCTGCGTTTCAACGTCAGCGCGGCGGCCACGCACTACGGCGAACTGGCACCGATCATTCTCGGCGAGCGCCTGCGCACGGATGATCCCTCCACCTACGCCGAGCAGCTGATCGAGGAGTTCGAGCAGATGAGTGCCCGCGTCGGCCTGCCGACCCGCCTGCGCGACGCCGGCGTGCCGGAAGAGATGCTGCCGCAGCTGGCCAAGGAGGCGATGCTGCAGCAGCGGCTGCTGGTCAACAATCCGCGCGAGGTCAGCGAGGCCGATGCGCTGGCGATCTATCAGGCTGCCTACTGA
- a CDS encoding acyl-CoA thioesterase, producing MPEQPKHLRRDYKHFQPITTRWHDNDIYGHVNNVVYYGFFDTAVNNYLIQQGGLDIQDGDIVGFVVSSACDYFASIAYPDLIEVGLRVARLGNSSVQYELAIFREGEQEACAAGRFVHVFVERASNRPTAIPGRLRAALEALS from the coding sequence ATGCCCGAGCAACCCAAACACCTGCGCCGCGACTACAAGCACTTTCAGCCCATCACCACGCGCTGGCACGACAATGACATCTACGGTCATGTGAACAACGTCGTCTATTACGGGTTTTTCGACACGGCGGTGAACAACTATCTGATCCAGCAGGGCGGGCTGGATATCCAGGATGGCGACATCGTCGGCTTCGTGGTCAGTTCGGCTTGCGACTACTTCGCCTCGATCGCCTATCCGGACCTGATCGAGGTGGGTCTGCGGGTGGCCAGGTTGGGCAACTCGTCGGTGCAGTACGAGCTGGCGATCTTCCGCGAGGGCGAGCAGGAGGCCTGCGCGGCGGGCCGCTTCGTGCATGTTTTCGTCGAACGCGCAAGCAATCGTCCCACTGCCATTCCCGGGCGCCTGCGCGCCGCGCTGGAGGCCTTGAGCTAA
- a CDS encoding glycine zipper domain-containing protein, producing the protein MKYASIFLLSTSLLSAAAFAGSNTEAAVGGALGGALGSVVGEHLGGSTGATIGAGVGGAAGGMVGADKRSRTEAAIGGGLGAAGGNVIGQQVGGSTGGLIGAAVGGGAGGAIGNAYGDDDDDRYRGDRRYRDDRRYYGHPGKAKGHYKHKHKHH; encoded by the coding sequence ATGAAGTACGCCTCGATTTTCCTGTTGTCCACCAGCCTGCTCAGCGCCGCCGCCTTTGCCGGCAGCAACACCGAAGCCGCCGTTGGCGGTGCCCTCGGTGGCGCGCTCGGTTCCGTGGTGGGTGAGCATCTGGGTGGCTCGACTGGCGCGACCATTGGCGCCGGCGTCGGCGGTGCGGCAGGTGGCATGGTCGGCGCCGACAAGCGCAGCCGCACCGAAGCGGCCATCGGCGGTGGCCTTGGTGCGGCCGGCGGCAACGTCATCGGCCAGCAGGTCGGCGGCAGCACCGGCGGTCTGATCGGTGCAGCCGTCGGCGGCGGTGCCGGCGGCGCGATCGGCAACGCCTACGGCGACGATGACGACGACCGTTATCGGGGCGACCGCCGCTACCGGGACGATCGCCGCTACTACGGCCATCCAGGCAAAGCCAAAGGCCATTACAAGCACAAACACAAGCACCACTGA
- the fdhD gene encoding formate dehydrogenase accessory sulfurtransferase FdhD — MNAPSRLPAGIATATPTPSGASQRYHYQPIDEAERCVVDLAEECALAIAYNGLNQAVMMISPADLEDFVVGFSLANGFVESPNDIYDIHLHGQGSARRAEVEISSRSFWQLKRQRRQLPGNSSCGLCGVEALEQALPQLPIMPLAALPPAHWLHDLRERISAYQPLGRDCGAVHAALFMDNQGTIRLGREDIGRHNALDKLIGAMARDGLEAAGGLAIVTSRCSLELVHKVQRAGIPTLVSLSSPTGLATRWAQRHNLNLIHLPHRSRPRVYSPAASAARD; from the coding sequence ATGAACGCGCCTTCCCGTCTGCCCGCCGGTATCGCAACGGCCACGCCAACGCCCAGCGGTGCCAGCCAGCGCTATCACTATCAGCCGATCGACGAGGCCGAACGGTGCGTCGTCGACCTCGCCGAGGAATGCGCGCTGGCGATCGCCTATAACGGGCTCAATCAGGCCGTGATGATGATTTCTCCGGCAGACCTCGAGGATTTCGTCGTCGGCTTCAGCCTGGCGAACGGCTTCGTCGAGTCGCCGAACGACATCTACGACATTCACCTGCACGGCCAGGGCAGCGCCCGGCGGGCGGAAGTCGAGATATCCAGCCGCAGCTTCTGGCAACTCAAGCGGCAGCGCCGCCAGCTCCCCGGCAACAGCAGTTGCGGCCTGTGTGGCGTCGAAGCGCTGGAACAGGCCCTGCCGCAGCTGCCGATCATGCCTCTAGCGGCGCTGCCGCCGGCACACTGGCTGCACGACCTGCGCGAGCGCATCTCCGCTTATCAGCCGCTGGGACGCGACTGCGGCGCGGTACATGCTGCTCTGTTCATGGACAACCAGGGGACGATACGTCTGGGGCGTGAAGATATCGGTCGTCACAACGCGCTGGACAAGCTGATCGGCGCCATGGCGCGCGACGGATTGGAGGCTGCCGGCGGCCTGGCTATCGTCACCAGTCGCTGCAGCCTGGAGCTGGTGCACAAGGTTCAGCGCGCAGGCATCCCGACCCTGGTCAGCCTGTCCTCCCCCACCGGTCTCGCGACACGCTGGGCGCAGCGACACAACCTGAACCTGATTCATCTGCCGCATCGCAGCCGGCCGCGCGTCTACAGCCCGGCGGCAAGCGCCGCCCGCGACTGA
- a CDS encoding hybrid sensor histidine kinase/response regulator, giving the protein MAAVGAEFWPHSQSEMSERIRRHAWSESVLGPLDSWPQTLRLLLDTILEAPLPMCILWGDQALQLYNDAHARLIGDRHPAELGMPACRRWGATWELLAPACDRARRGEPRTLRNQQLAVERDGQRVEAWFDLALSPIRNEPHGIGGLLLCLSETSERVRTETRLSQTALHYKLSAEVHRISEHRLQLALEASDLVGIWDWDIRSGGIPDHAELLRIAPVERSGPTGLRHQAFFEHVHPDDIPRLQAALSRCIDGREELEVRYRLRSPDGTVRWALARGRRHCDEHGQPQRFPGAVMDITRQQASEDALRQSEAELKMITDALPVLIGYIDEDERFRFNNRYYTEWFGHPLSWLRGRAVRDVLGEKAYAERRDCIRAALAGQHVTFEASSPHRDGQPRRMLVHYLPRRDSQDKVLGFFVMALDVTERWRAEQALRELNETLESRIQERTQALAEVYERLLKEMASREQAQEALRQAQKMEAVGQLTGGIAHDFNNMLTGIIGGLDLIQRYIQSGRHDETQRFIDAAVTSANRAAALTHRLLAFARRQPLNLKCVELNQLIESMHDLLSRTLGRHIQIRNQLQAGLWPVSSDENQLESALLNLVINARDAMPDGGSLLLETRNVELRQQSEVGELAPGRYVILSLTDSGCGMSAKVLASVFEPFFTTKPIGQGTGLGLSMVYGFTRQAGGHVQIASEPGKGTQVSLYLPVFDSQPEAIPLTSEVHGPLRARQGETVLVVEDDPAVRLLVLDVLQMLGYQALEAADGNAAVRILENTPDIDLLVTDVGLPGMNGRQLADIARQQRAGLPVLFMTGYARQAASSDFLEPGMDMISKPFNLDALAKRVRDMLAKADQR; this is encoded by the coding sequence ATGGCAGCAGTAGGCGCCGAGTTCTGGCCCCACAGTCAAAGCGAGATGAGCGAGCGCATTCGCCGGCATGCCTGGAGCGAAAGCGTGCTCGGCCCGCTCGATAGCTGGCCGCAGACGCTGCGGTTGCTGCTCGACACCATCCTCGAAGCGCCGCTGCCCATGTGCATCCTCTGGGGCGACCAGGCGCTGCAGTTGTACAACGACGCCCATGCCCGGCTTATCGGCGACCGCCACCCGGCCGAACTGGGCATGCCGGCCTGCCGGCGCTGGGGCGCGACCTGGGAGCTGCTCGCCCCGGCATGCGACAGAGCCCGTCGCGGCGAGCCGCGAACGCTGCGCAACCAGCAGCTGGCGGTCGAGCGCGACGGCCAGCGGGTCGAGGCCTGGTTCGACCTGGCACTGAGCCCGATCCGCAACGAGCCGCACGGCATTGGCGGATTGCTGCTGTGCCTGAGCGAAACCAGCGAACGCGTGCGCACCGAAACCCGGCTGTCGCAAACCGCCCTGCACTACAAGCTCAGTGCCGAAGTACACCGGATCAGCGAGCACCGCCTGCAGCTGGCGCTGGAGGCCAGTGACCTGGTCGGGATCTGGGATTGGGACATCCGTAGCGGTGGCATTCCGGACCATGCCGAGCTGCTGCGCATTGCGCCGGTCGAGCGCTCGGGACCGACCGGGCTGCGTCATCAGGCATTCTTCGAGCACGTTCATCCGGACGACATACCGCGCCTGCAGGCCGCGCTGTCGCGATGCATCGACGGCCGCGAAGAACTCGAGGTGCGCTATCGCCTGCGCAGCCCCGACGGCACCGTGCGCTGGGCCCTCGCGCGCGGTCGTCGGCATTGCGACGAGCACGGCCAACCGCAGCGCTTTCCCGGCGCCGTAATGGACATCACCCGGCAACAGGCCAGCGAGGACGCACTGCGCCAGAGCGAAGCCGAGCTGAAGATGATTACCGACGCCCTCCCGGTGCTGATCGGCTATATCGACGAGGACGAGCGCTTCCGCTTCAACAATCGCTATTACACCGAGTGGTTCGGCCACCCACTGAGCTGGCTGCGCGGCAGAGCTGTGCGTGACGTGCTCGGTGAGAAAGCCTATGCCGAGCGACGTGACTGCATCCGTGCCGCACTGGCCGGCCAGCACGTGACCTTCGAGGCTTCCAGTCCGCATCGCGACGGGCAGCCGCGACGAATGCTGGTGCACTATCTGCCGCGTCGAGACAGCCAGGACAAGGTGCTAGGTTTTTTCGTCATGGCGCTGGATGTCACCGAAAGATGGCGCGCCGAGCAGGCCCTGCGCGAACTGAACGAGACTCTGGAAAGCCGCATTCAAGAGCGCACCCAGGCGCTGGCCGAAGTCTATGAGCGGTTGCTCAAGGAAATGGCCAGCCGCGAACAGGCTCAGGAAGCGCTGCGTCAGGCGCAGAAGATGGAAGCGGTCGGCCAGCTGACCGGCGGCATCGCCCACGACTTCAATAACATGCTGACCGGGATCATCGGCGGCCTCGACCTGATCCAGCGCTATATCCAGTCCGGCCGCCATGATGAAACCCAGCGTTTCATCGACGCCGCGGTGACCTCGGCCAACCGCGCCGCGGCACTGACCCATCGTCTGCTGGCCTTCGCGCGTCGGCAGCCGCTGAATCTCAAGTGCGTCGAACTCAACCAGCTGATCGAGTCGATGCACGACCTGCTCAGCCGCACGCTGGGCCGCCATATCCAGATCCGCAACCAGCTGCAAGCCGGTCTGTGGCCGGTCTCGAGTGACGAGAATCAGCTGGAGAGCGCGCTGCTCAACCTGGTCATCAATGCCCGCGACGCGATGCCCGACGGCGGCTCCCTGCTGCTCGAGACGCGCAACGTCGAGCTTCGACAGCAGAGCGAGGTAGGTGAACTGGCGCCGGGACGCTACGTCATCCTGAGCCTGACCGACAGCGGCTGCGGCATGAGCGCCAAGGTCCTGGCCAGCGTCTTCGAGCCTTTCTTCACCACCAAGCCGATCGGCCAGGGCACCGGGCTGGGCCTGTCCATGGTCTACGGCTTCACCCGCCAGGCAGGCGGGCACGTTCAGATCGCCAGCGAACCGGGCAAGGGAACCCAGGTGAGCCTCTATCTGCCGGTCTTCGACAGCCAGCCCGAGGCGATACCACTGACCAGCGAGGTGCATGGCCCGCTGCGCGCCCGGCAGGGCGAGACGGTGCTGGTGGTCGAAGACGATCCCGCCGTGCGTCTGCTGGTTCTCGACGTGTTGCAGATGCTCGGCTACCAGGCCCTGGAAGCGGCGGATGGCAACGCCGCGGTGCGCATCCTGGAAAACACGCCCGACATCGACCTGCTGGTGACCGATGTCGGCCTGCCGGGAATGAACGGGCGCCAACTGGCGGATATCGCACGGCAGCAACGCGCCGGCCTGCCGGTCCTGTTCATGACCGGTTATGCCAGGCAGGCGGCCAGTTCGGACTTCCTCGAACCAGGAATGGACATGATCAGCAAGCCCTTCAACCTGGACGCGCTGGCCAAGCGCGTGCGCGACATGCTGGCGAAGGCCGACCAACGGTGA